The following proteins are co-located in the Pyrococcus abyssi GE5 genome:
- the cas6 gene encoding CRISPR-associated endoribonuclease Cas6, translating into MRIEIKLLPLTETPILPFNYNYDVYTQIVNKVNSIEPKVAGLLSSPHGFWTFSRIIIRKRKIIPEKGIEILSDDVSLYVSSSNEEIIRAIAEAVEKSPEFKIGNVSFLVGDVKAIKIKEIGKENVFSTLSPIVVRTIKFEGDKLRHWDLYPHDEMFMDKLRKVMLLRFNEIMGYSPEDKEFQIEVLKFKPTRLIVGNSYIRGSLMVFKYTGSEEIARFGYENGFGEKTNLGFGMVKLIE; encoded by the coding sequence ATGAGGATAGAGATAAAGCTACTGCCCCTAACTGAAACCCCAATACTCCCCTTTAATTACAACTACGACGTCTACACGCAAATTGTGAATAAGGTCAATTCGATAGAGCCAAAAGTTGCAGGCCTGCTTTCTTCTCCACATGGCTTCTGGACTTTTTCGAGGATAATAATCAGGAAAAGGAAGATAATCCCAGAGAAAGGAATTGAAATACTGTCTGACGATGTCTCGCTTTATGTCTCTTCTTCAAATGAGGAAATTATTAGGGCCATAGCTGAGGCCGTGGAGAAAAGCCCCGAGTTCAAGATAGGCAATGTCTCTTTTCTAGTTGGAGATGTTAAGGCAATAAAGATTAAGGAAATAGGAAAAGAAAATGTATTCTCCACATTGAGTCCCATAGTCGTTAGAACCATCAAATTTGAGGGCGACAAGCTTAGACACTGGGATCTCTATCCTCATGATGAGATGTTCATGGACAAACTTAGGAAAGTTATGTTACTTAGATTTAACGAGATTATGGGATATAGCCCAGAGGATAAGGAATTCCAAATAGAAGTTCTCAAGTTCAAACCGACTAGGCTTATAGTGGGGAACTCGTACATTAGAGGTTCCCTAATGGTGTTTAAATACACCGGATCAGAGGAAATAGCGAGGTTCGGTTACGAGAATGGATTCGGAGAGAAAACTAATCTAGGCTTTGGCATGGTCAAGCTAATTGAATGA
- a CDS encoding MraY family glycosyltransferase, producing MIYELLAFALSLALTPYIAKLMKNAGIVGIDVHKVEKVEVPEMGGLALLISISLVSLLAKINGWILAVFLLMGLVGVIDDSVALKQSHKVLLSIMATFPIVAYINRDYIVIIKPIHVGVLAVLVLWMYVVASTNLVNMLAGFNGLEVGMSSVILFFIAILGEGSVRMLALIGLFASLGFLYWNKYPAKVFPGDTGTLSLGTLIGLLAILGKLEFPVAIMLIPHALDFVLKAKVRFKGKQIGRTRVLEDGTLVPPPYKSFLGLLMRIKPMKEWELVLASIAIEFFLGIVALLIQLA from the coding sequence GTGATATATGAACTTCTAGCCTTTGCATTATCTTTAGCCTTAACTCCGTACATAGCTAAACTCATGAAAAATGCTGGCATAGTTGGTATAGATGTTCACAAGGTTGAGAAGGTTGAAGTGCCTGAGATGGGTGGGTTGGCACTTTTAATCTCGATTTCATTGGTGAGCTTGTTGGCCAAGATTAATGGATGGATTCTCGCTGTATTTCTCCTCATGGGTCTAGTTGGTGTAATAGACGACTCAGTTGCCCTAAAGCAGAGTCACAAAGTCCTGCTTAGCATTATGGCAACATTTCCAATTGTGGCTTACATTAACAGAGATTACATAGTTATTATAAAGCCGATTCATGTTGGAGTTTTAGCCGTTCTCGTGCTGTGGATGTACGTTGTGGCATCCACAAACCTTGTAAACATGTTGGCTGGGTTTAATGGACTTGAAGTTGGCATGTCCTCGGTTATCTTATTTTTCATAGCTATTTTAGGGGAAGGTTCCGTGAGGATGTTAGCTCTCATAGGCCTGTTCGCCTCTTTGGGGTTCCTCTATTGGAATAAGTATCCTGCCAAGGTGTTCCCTGGGGATACCGGAACCCTTTCCCTGGGAACGTTGATTGGCCTCCTTGCGATTTTAGGGAAGCTTGAGTTTCCAGTTGCGATAATGCTAATTCCTCATGCACTGGACTTCGTATTAAAGGCGAAGGTTAGGTTTAAAGGAAAGCAGATCGGGAGAACTAGGGTTCTTGAAGATGGCACTCTAGTTCCCCCTCCGTACAAGTCTTTCTTGGGGCTTTTAATGAGGATAAAACCAATGAAAGAATGGGAGCTAGTTTTGGCTTCAATAGCGATAGAGTTCTTCCTGGGCATCGTTGCATTGCTCATTCAATTAGCTTGA
- a CDS encoding HD domain-containing protein, translating to MIEKILLAQTLKRLPRMGWLISGIPNPESVADHSFGVAFISLLLLNKIKEEGVKIDENRVLKMAIIHDIGEALITDIPLRAQKYLDKDAAEDKAVKEIFPEFYELYREYQEGKSLEAQLVKFADKIDMVLQAWQYELSGNKNLEDFWRALEELEKLEIARYFKELLEEVRRLKGDI from the coding sequence ATGATAGAGAAAATACTTCTCGCCCAAACCTTGAAAAGATTACCAAGAATGGGCTGGCTTATAAGTGGAATTCCAAACCCAGAGAGCGTAGCGGATCACTCTTTTGGAGTTGCTTTTATATCACTACTGTTATTAAATAAGATTAAGGAAGAAGGCGTGAAGATTGACGAGAACAGGGTTCTAAAGATGGCAATAATTCATGACATTGGTGAAGCTCTAATAACTGACATTCCCCTTAGGGCTCAAAAGTACTTAGATAAGGATGCCGCAGAGGATAAAGCGGTAAAGGAAATTTTTCCTGAATTTTACGAGTTGTACAGGGAGTATCAAGAGGGAAAAAGCCTCGAAGCGCAACTAGTTAAGTTTGCCGATAAGATAGATATGGTGCTTCAAGCTTGGCAGTACGAGCTTTCCGGGAATAAGAATTTGGAGGACTTCTGGAGGGCCCTTGAAGAGCTGGAGAAACTTGAGATTGCCAGATATTTTAAGGAGCTGCTAGAAGAGGTTAGGAGGTTAAAGGGTGATATATGA
- a CDS encoding Era-like GTP-binding protein, with protein MIKVAIIGAENVGKSTLMNALIGGKVSEVSETPGTTKTTIKRYFGKVKIPKTMKNPYGGADEIILIDTAGLFDPEKEVRGKVLSEEKFKELIEEIVKADVIIHMIDATKGLHRGMEKLHYMLKFRYEKPIIVVINKIDLVPRERIEKLKEIVKKRLEQEPILMSLVTYEGFNELLKALAYYSQYAK; from the coding sequence ATGATAAAGGTTGCGATCATAGGGGCTGAAAACGTAGGTAAATCTACACTCATGAACGCACTCATAGGAGGGAAAGTTTCGGAGGTATCTGAAACGCCAGGAACGACAAAAACAACTATAAAGCGATATTTTGGAAAGGTAAAGATTCCGAAGACCATGAAGAATCCATATGGTGGAGCAGATGAGATAATCCTTATAGACACGGCCGGACTTTTCGATCCAGAAAAGGAAGTTAGGGGAAAAGTGCTAAGCGAGGAGAAATTTAAAGAGTTAATAGAGGAAATCGTAAAAGCAGATGTAATAATTCACATGATAGATGCAACAAAGGGTCTCCACAGGGGAATGGAAAAGTTACACTACATGCTTAAATTTAGGTACGAGAAACCGATAATAGTTGTGATAAATAAAATTGACCTAGTTCCCAGGGAAAGAATTGAAAAACTAAAAGAGATAGTCAAGAAGAGGCTTGAACAGGAGCCCATTCTAATGTCCCTTGTAACGTATGAGGGATTTAACGAGCTTCTTAAGGCGTTAGCGTACTATTCTCAATATGCGAAATGA
- a CDS encoding CDP-2,3-bis-(O-geranylgeranyl)-sn-glycerol synthase — MNPIFEAFWYILPAYFANSSPVVLGGGTPIDFGKKWRDGRRIFGDGKTWRGFFGGITVGTVVGTIQHLMFPGYYGSLKLAVGVAFLLSLGALVGDLIGSFIKRRLNMPRGYPAVGLDQWGFLISALCFAYPLRTIPTGEVLFLLVVTPVIHWLANVFAYRMKWKNVPW; from the coding sequence ATGAATCCAATCTTTGAGGCCTTTTGGTATATACTCCCCGCTTACTTCGCTAACTCCTCACCAGTTGTGTTGGGTGGAGGAACTCCAATAGACTTTGGGAAAAAGTGGAGGGATGGGAGGAGGATATTTGGGGATGGGAAAACTTGGAGGGGCTTCTTTGGTGGAATAACGGTCGGCACGGTAGTGGGAACAATTCAGCACTTGATGTTTCCAGGGTACTATGGTTCATTGAAGTTAGCAGTAGGCGTTGCTTTTCTTCTCTCCCTTGGAGCTCTAGTTGGGGACCTAATTGGTAGCTTCATTAAAAGACGCCTTAACATGCCTAGGGGGTATCCTGCAGTTGGCCTCGACCAGTGGGGATTTTTAATCTCGGCCCTATGCTTTGCGTATCCTCTTAGAACTATTCCTACCGGCGAGGTTTTGTTTTTGCTCGTTGTTACCCCTGTCATACATTGGCTTGCAAACGTCTTCGCTTATAGAATGAAGTGGAAGAATGTGCCTTGGTAG
- a CDS encoding DHH family phosphoesterase — protein MAVKDCPECHGTGKVKVGEKECPVCHGWGYVPADFNLSEHLKGYRNLDNLGVDDEVDEIPCPECHGKGVVPVYDTCPTCGGTGKVLVCDICGRIKGPWEPGMETTWVCPECERKFKVVYVLDNACDYEDVEIGKYYKGIIDRVERFGVFVRLNKHVLGLIKKKDLLGKRQYIPGDEIIVQVLDVRPDRREIDFLEAPLTRYREVQVKKELPITLIGDLKEELAGKTVRVRGKVTQVQVTGGPTVFTLTDGTGITWAAAFEAPGVRAYPNINIGDVVEVIGKVSFHAGRIQIEIIDMHRIWGPEALEVKKRIEEELDKKAKPEDVGFLVKSEVLEKLKPKIMKAAFMIRRAIFEGRPIIIRHHADTDGYTAGVALETAIVPLIEQVAPDPDARWHLFKRRPSRAPFYELEDVLKDIIFMMEDHQRFGDELPLIVIVDNGGTSEDIPAYKRLKAYGVKIVVIDHHDPREWISEDKAKVDEYVDVHVNPHHVKRGYYELTAGMLATEVARFINPEVEDKIKHLPAIAGTGDRSKAPEFYQYLEYAKEKGLTEEDLKKIAEVIDHEAFYWKFMDGRGIIEEILLVTGNLQRHRMLVEAIYPEVKAKQERVLRAVLPHVKSVVLPNGIRFNTIDVELYAPKFDYPSPGKLSGIIHDHFKEKYGEDSPIITLAYGPDFAVVRASDGMARYNFDLNKIVKVLEEKLPDAGVEGGGHSYAGSIKFFEGKRKEVLEAFAKEILKLKAGA, from the coding sequence ATGGCTGTCAAGGATTGCCCTGAGTGTCATGGAACGGGAAAAGTCAAGGTTGGCGAGAAGGAGTGCCCAGTTTGTCATGGGTGGGGTTACGTTCCGGCTGATTTTAATCTAAGCGAGCATCTGAAAGGCTACAGGAACCTTGACAACTTGGGTGTAGACGATGAGGTAGATGAGATACCCTGTCCTGAGTGCCATGGAAAGGGTGTCGTGCCGGTATATGATACTTGTCCAACGTGCGGCGGAACAGGGAAGGTTTTAGTCTGTGACATCTGTGGCAGGATTAAGGGTCCCTGGGAGCCTGGCATGGAAACTACTTGGGTGTGCCCAGAGTGTGAGAGGAAGTTCAAAGTAGTTTACGTCTTGGACAATGCCTGTGATTATGAGGATGTTGAGATAGGTAAGTACTATAAGGGAATCATAGATAGGGTTGAGAGGTTTGGAGTCTTTGTTAGGCTAAATAAACACGTTCTAGGTTTAATAAAGAAGAAAGATCTCCTTGGAAAGAGACAATACATTCCTGGGGATGAGATAATAGTTCAAGTCCTCGACGTTAGGCCGGATAGAAGGGAGATAGACTTTCTCGAAGCTCCCCTTACCAGGTACAGAGAGGTTCAAGTTAAGAAAGAGCTACCAATAACCCTAATTGGGGATCTTAAGGAGGAACTAGCCGGAAAGACGGTTAGGGTTAGGGGTAAGGTCACTCAAGTCCAAGTCACCGGTGGCCCCACGGTTTTCACCCTAACTGACGGGACTGGAATTACATGGGCTGCAGCTTTTGAGGCTCCCGGGGTAAGAGCATACCCAAACATAAACATCGGGGATGTTGTCGAGGTTATAGGGAAGGTATCATTCCATGCCGGTAGGATACAGATAGAGATAATTGATATGCATAGAATCTGGGGCCCTGAAGCTTTAGAGGTTAAGAAAAGGATAGAGGAGGAACTAGATAAGAAAGCTAAACCTGAAGACGTTGGTTTCTTAGTTAAGAGTGAGGTTCTTGAAAAGCTCAAGCCAAAGATTATGAAAGCGGCTTTTATGATTAGGAGGGCCATATTCGAGGGGAGGCCAATTATAATCAGACATCATGCTGATACCGACGGGTACACGGCTGGAGTTGCTTTGGAAACTGCGATAGTTCCGTTAATAGAGCAAGTGGCTCCAGATCCAGATGCAAGGTGGCATCTCTTCAAGAGGAGACCTTCGAGGGCACCTTTCTACGAGCTTGAAGACGTTCTCAAGGATATAATTTTCATGATGGAAGATCACCAAAGGTTTGGAGATGAATTGCCCCTGATAGTTATAGTTGACAACGGTGGAACCAGCGAAGATATACCTGCCTATAAGAGGCTTAAGGCGTACGGAGTTAAGATAGTTGTCATAGATCATCATGACCCTAGGGAGTGGATAAGTGAAGACAAGGCGAAGGTTGACGAGTACGTTGATGTTCACGTTAATCCACACCATGTGAAGAGAGGCTATTACGAACTGACCGCAGGAATGCTCGCAACTGAAGTTGCCCGCTTTATAAATCCAGAAGTTGAAGATAAGATAAAGCACCTTCCTGCCATAGCTGGAACAGGTGATAGGAGCAAGGCTCCGGAGTTTTATCAATACCTAGAATACGCTAAAGAAAAGGGGTTAACCGAGGAAGATCTTAAGAAGATAGCTGAAGTTATAGACCACGAAGCGTTTTACTGGAAATTCATGGATGGAAGGGGAATAATAGAGGAAATCCTTTTGGTGACTGGAAACCTCCAGAGACATAGGATGCTAGTGGAGGCTATATATCCAGAGGTTAAGGCCAAGCAGGAAAGGGTCTTGAGGGCGGTCTTACCCCACGTTAAAAGTGTAGTTCTGCCGAATGGGATAAGATTTAACACAATCGACGTTGAGCTTTACGCTCCAAAGTTTGACTATCCAAGCCCAGGAAAGCTTTCGGGGATTATCCATGATCACTTCAAGGAGAAATACGGGGAGGACTCTCCAATAATTACTCTAGCTTATGGTCCGGACTTCGCCGTTGTAAGGGCTAGTGATGGAATGGCAAGGTACAACTTCGATTTGAATAAGATAGTCAAGGTTTTGGAGGAGAAGCTGCCCGATGCGGGGGTTGAAGGTGGTGGACATAGCTATGCAGGCTCGATAAAGTTCTTTGAGGGCAAAAGGAAGGAGGTTCTAGAAGCGTTTGCCAAGGAGATACTCAAGCTAAAGGCAGGTGCATGA
- a CDS encoding TIGR01177 family methyltransferase — protein sequence MFYVEILGLLPEMAEAEVKALAELRNGTIKERDYLLVVGNVENVEIFERLGLAHEYGILLGSGDDVRDILDLVRGLEWKEIIKGTFAVRKEVMVNCAHEVKNLEKIIGGIIHSQGLRVNLSKPDTIIKVYCGRKLWIGIRIREFRGKEFDERKADRRPFSRPIALPPRIARAMVNLTRATREILDPFMGTGGMLIEAGLMGLKVYGIDIREDMVEGAKINLEYYGVKDYVVKVGDATKIKEAFPGKTFEAIATDPPYGTSTTLPMDRDELYKRALESMYSVLEGRLAIAFPSDFDALDVAETIGFKVIGRFYQRVHSSLSRYFYIMEAR from the coding sequence ATGTTCTACGTTGAAATCCTAGGTTTGCTTCCAGAGATGGCGGAGGCAGAGGTCAAGGCCTTAGCCGAACTTAGGAATGGAACCATTAAGGAGAGGGATTACCTTTTAGTTGTGGGCAATGTAGAGAACGTGGAAATTTTTGAGAGACTTGGCCTTGCTCATGAGTATGGGATTTTACTTGGTTCTGGTGACGATGTTAGGGATATCCTGGATCTTGTTAGAGGCTTGGAGTGGAAGGAAATTATCAAGGGGACTTTCGCCGTAAGAAAGGAGGTTATGGTTAACTGTGCCCACGAAGTTAAGAACCTTGAGAAAATCATTGGGGGTATAATACATTCCCAGGGACTTAGGGTTAACTTATCAAAGCCGGACACGATAATAAAGGTTTATTGTGGGAGGAAGCTTTGGATAGGAATTAGGATTAGAGAATTCAGAGGAAAGGAGTTTGACGAGAGGAAGGCCGATAGGAGACCATTCTCTAGGCCCATAGCTCTACCCCCAAGGATTGCAAGGGCCATGGTAAATCTAACGAGGGCAACTAGGGAAATACTAGATCCTTTCATGGGTACAGGGGGAATGCTTATCGAGGCTGGTTTAATGGGGCTGAAAGTTTATGGAATAGATATAAGGGAGGACATGGTGGAGGGGGCCAAGATAAACCTTGAGTACTATGGAGTGAAGGATTATGTGGTTAAGGTTGGAGACGCCACTAAGATTAAGGAGGCTTTCCCAGGGAAAACTTTTGAGGCCATAGCAACTGACCCTCCTTATGGAACATCTACAACGCTTCCAATGGATAGGGACGAGCTGTACAAAAGGGCTTTAGAGAGTATGTACTCTGTGCTTGAGGGGAGATTAGCCATAGCGTTCCCTTCCGACTTTGACGCTTTAGACGTTGCCGAAACGATAGGGTTTAAAGTAATAGGGAGGTTTTATCAACGAGTCCACTCATCTCTCTCAAGGTACTTCTACATAATGGAGGCGAGGTGA
- a CDS encoding TasA family protein, whose product MKKRILLVVITLLLSISLGYSLGNFTDVAKSKGNTITTGEFDIRISKDGKRFYDETKILDISGLKPGDVSEVTFYVKNYGDIPVSNLTMVIKVRDYEEDFSPAEEQYDLTDEEGELSKCLYVEAIYVNGTNVLSNPTPLYKLANKEIKLYSGSLPEDAMIPVRIIFNLPKNVGNECMTDGCEIVVKVIGTQ is encoded by the coding sequence ATGAAAAAGCGTATCTTATTGGTGGTAATTACTCTATTACTTAGCATAAGTCTTGGATACAGCCTGGGAAACTTTACCGACGTGGCCAAATCAAAGGGCAACACTATAACAACGGGCGAGTTCGACATTAGAATAAGCAAGGATGGAAAGAGGTTCTATGACGAGACAAAGATACTTGACATAAGTGGACTTAAGCCTGGAGATGTAAGTGAGGTGACATTTTACGTGAAGAACTACGGAGACATACCTGTTTCTAACTTAACTATGGTCATCAAAGTAAGGGATTACGAGGAAGATTTCTCCCCCGCTGAGGAGCAGTACGATTTGACCGATGAGGAAGGAGAACTTAGCAAGTGCTTGTACGTGGAAGCAATCTATGTGAACGGAACCAACGTGCTATCGAATCCAACTCCTCTATATAAGTTAGCCAATAAGGAGATAAAACTGTACTCCGGTAGTCTACCTGAAGATGCAATGATCCCCGTAAGAATAATCTTCAATCTCCCAAAGAACGTTGGAAATGAATGCATGACCGATGGTTGTGAAATCGTGGTTAAGGTTATAGGAACGCAATAG
- a CDS encoding mechanosensitive ion channel family protein has product MLQTTIIEGIKNQTMIVEVLKALAIILFGLVVGELIRKWIISLSRSTKYVWIFNEETAKLLWRFILVASILSGLDTLGILEFKVYGAKISSLIGAALLFYFAYLIGRKAQDYWVAKGGADAQIKAKVFYYTIVTLAFFLALNIAGFTGKLTTIVAAAGITGIVLGFSAQTVIANLISGIFMYFDKPLEIGDPVEVGEYSGIVHDIRVFSTRIRTWDGLLVRIPNEKLFNSEIKNLAKYPARRVDVVVGISYADDVEKAVEVIKRTLDEIPYVLAEPEPMVFVEELGDSSVNLAIRAWAPSEKWFDVRVEILKRVKKALDEAGIEIPFPQQVNWFADELKVKLE; this is encoded by the coding sequence ATGCTTCAGACAACGATAATTGAAGGAATAAAGAACCAAACGATGATTGTTGAGGTATTAAAGGCCCTAGCGATCATACTTTTTGGATTGGTCGTTGGAGAACTTATTAGAAAGTGGATCATTTCACTCTCTAGAAGCACCAAATACGTTTGGATATTTAACGAGGAGACGGCAAAACTTCTTTGGAGGTTCATCCTAGTAGCTTCTATACTCTCCGGTTTAGATACCCTTGGCATCTTGGAATTCAAGGTATATGGGGCTAAGATTAGCTCCCTGATAGGTGCGGCGCTTCTCTTCTACTTTGCTTACCTAATAGGGAGAAAAGCCCAGGATTATTGGGTAGCGAAAGGTGGAGCTGACGCCCAGATAAAGGCGAAGGTGTTTTACTACACCATAGTTACATTGGCCTTCTTCTTGGCTTTGAATATAGCGGGATTCACGGGTAAGCTAACCACGATAGTTGCCGCGGCTGGTATTACGGGTATAGTCCTGGGTTTCTCGGCTCAGACCGTAATTGCCAACTTAATCTCAGGAATATTCATGTACTTTGACAAACCCCTTGAAATAGGAGATCCAGTGGAAGTTGGGGAGTATTCTGGCATAGTTCACGATATAAGGGTTTTCTCAACTAGGATAAGAACATGGGACGGGTTGTTGGTTAGAATCCCAAATGAAAAGCTGTTTAACAGTGAAATAAAGAATCTCGCTAAGTACCCTGCAAGGAGAGTTGACGTTGTTGTAGGCATTTCGTATGCGGATGATGTTGAAAAGGCCGTTGAGGTCATTAAAAGGACTTTAGATGAGATCCCATACGTTCTCGCTGAACCTGAACCAATGGTCTTCGTTGAAGAATTAGGCGACAGTAGTGTTAATCTAGCCATAAGGGCGTGGGCACCTAGCGAGAAGTGGTTTGACGTTAGGGTTGAAATTCTAAAAAGGGTAAAGAAAGCTCTAGATGAGGCTGGAATTGAAATTCCCTTCCCACAGCAGGTCAACTGGTTTGCGGACGAACTTAAAGTTAAGTTGGAGTAA
- a CDS encoding DUF432 domain-containing protein: protein MFGKVKLRDNMDISLGGKTISISRVEDYYVYLRDEVERVIVGDEISILPEPARGYGVKLMMIRLESPIAIAPGKVLRGFIEVPIDVSVRTGSSEIDRFGIGREKYALYGTLENGVIVRYVRAKLESNPRGVGNLKLIVLNNGNNWGFIDRVVFPMMNIMYYSSDMAFYPTIRVEIEEDINVVNTGEAPLPNLYSTGEEKSLRFKMRW from the coding sequence ATGTTTGGAAAGGTCAAGCTGAGGGATAACATGGATATCTCTTTAGGAGGCAAGACCATTTCAATAAGCAGAGTTGAGGATTACTATGTTTACCTTAGGGATGAAGTTGAGAGGGTTATAGTAGGCGATGAGATCTCAATTCTCCCGGAACCTGCGAGGGGGTACGGTGTTAAATTAATGATGATAAGGCTTGAGAGCCCGATAGCGATAGCTCCTGGGAAAGTGTTGAGGGGATTCATAGAGGTTCCTATAGATGTCAGCGTTAGGACTGGTTCATCCGAGATAGATAGATTTGGCATTGGGAGGGAAAAGTACGCGCTTTACGGTACCCTAGAGAACGGTGTAATTGTTAGATACGTTCGGGCCAAATTGGAGAGTAATCCTAGGGGAGTTGGCAATCTAAAGCTGATAGTGTTGAACAATGGAAACAACTGGGGATTCATCGATAGGGTTGTCTTTCCGATGATGAATATCATGTACTACTCCTCTGACATGGCCTTCTATCCTACAATAAGGGTGGAAATTGAGGAAGATATTAACGTTGTCAACACTGGAGAGGCTCCCCTTCCAAACTTATACTCCACGGGTGAAGAGAAAAGCCTAAGATTCAAGATGAGGTGGTAG
- a CDS encoding PQQ-binding-like beta-propeller repeat protein, which translates to MRRIAIVVALLLMTLLPNVAAWNGQLCPDVKYQKSIEAIATDNSTIYASCSYRMVAGSPGGLVGIYYLGTTGAFSENGTKLWEVDSGFVTKLYPWNDYLLVGSMGGLLKLEKNGSYAGRYLTRYKLYDFDVRGSYAYLASGDVFSKSEIKGAVAKVYLPNMSEIWVVNITGMADRVRAGKDVIYVGTGYPSGFSGPVRFGNVIGLSEDGKVLWNITLGEWVRDMELWRDKVVIGTGWNETGHLLVINKDGKVLMNISTFYVENILVNGDIAYVSGLKGVMAVDLSKGKILWKTDLPYRIKVLKLYKDKLIAGGGEFTTKNETVYSVGSLYVLDPRGGKVLKEISMGYVRSLGIIDDMIVVGTGSNILVTLKEDEVLPKGICGPGILLLLALLILFKEFHERS; encoded by the coding sequence GTGAGGAGGATTGCAATAGTAGTGGCTTTACTTCTCATGACGCTTCTTCCAAACGTTGCTGCATGGAACGGCCAGCTATGCCCTGACGTGAAGTACCAGAAGAGCATAGAGGCAATAGCTACGGATAACTCAACCATATATGCCTCTTGCTCCTACAGGATGGTTGCAGGGTCCCCTGGGGGTTTAGTGGGGATTTATTACCTCGGCACTACTGGGGCATTTAGTGAAAACGGAACGAAGCTCTGGGAAGTTGACTCTGGGTTCGTGACTAAGCTATACCCCTGGAACGATTATCTCCTCGTGGGTAGCATGGGGGGTTTATTAAAGTTAGAGAAGAATGGAAGCTATGCTGGTAGGTATCTAACTAGGTACAAGCTCTATGACTTTGACGTTAGAGGTTCCTACGCTTATCTAGCCTCCGGTGATGTGTTCAGCAAATCCGAAATTAAGGGAGCCGTTGCAAAGGTATACCTTCCAAATATGAGCGAAATCTGGGTTGTAAATATTACTGGAATGGCCGATAGGGTTAGAGCCGGGAAGGATGTAATCTACGTCGGAACGGGCTATCCCTCGGGATTCTCTGGCCCCGTAAGATTTGGAAACGTTATCGGGTTGTCTGAGGATGGGAAGGTTCTATGGAACATAACCCTCGGTGAGTGGGTAAGGGATATGGAGCTTTGGAGAGATAAAGTTGTCATTGGCACGGGTTGGAATGAAACGGGGCATCTGCTTGTGATAAACAAGGATGGAAAAGTTCTCATGAACATTTCAACGTTTTACGTTGAGAATATTCTAGTGAACGGTGACATAGCGTACGTATCTGGTTTGAAGGGAGTGATGGCGGTTGACCTAAGTAAGGGAAAAATACTCTGGAAGACTGACCTGCCATATAGGATAAAGGTTCTAAAGCTCTACAAGGACAAGCTAATTGCAGGCGGAGGAGAATTTACGACGAAAAACGAAACGGTGTATAGCGTGGGTAGCCTTTACGTCCTTGATCCTAGGGGTGGCAAGGTTCTCAAGGAAATTTCAATGGGTTACGTTAGGAGTCTAGGAATAATAGATGATATGATAGTAGTTGGCACCGGGAGTAATATCTTAGTAACCCTTAAGGAAGATGAAGTCCTCCCAAAAGGAATTTGCGGCCCAGGAATTCTATTGCTCTTGGCCTTGCTCATCCTCTTTAAGGAATTCCACGAGCGATCTTAA